The proteins below are encoded in one region of Pleuronectes platessa chromosome 12, fPlePla1.1, whole genome shotgun sequence:
- the LOC128453113 gene encoding calpain-2 catalytic subunit isoform X1 — protein MSGIASKLAHNRERSQGIGSHSHAVKYLNQDYEALRDSCLERGRLFEDDSFEALPSSLGFKELGPSSYKVRGVTWKRPTELTSNPKFIVENATRTDICQGALGDCWLLAAIASLTLNKQVLTRVVPHDQSFDKNYAGIFHFEFWQFGEWVDVVVDDRLPTKDGELLFVHSEEGSEFWSALLEKAYAKINGCYEALSGGSTIEGFEDFTGGISESHDLKKADPHLFKIIKKALDRGSLLGCSIDVCLSFLFYFSWSIVGVLLGSGSFDLNTFSSLSQITSSSDSEAVTSRKLVKGHAYSLTGAEQVDYNGDMVQLIRIRNPWGQVEWNGDWSDSSRNWRYVSDEDRKRLTNRSEDGEFWMAFRDFLHQYSRLEICNLTPDALTDEFSKWAESEFEDTWRRGVSAGGCRNFIDSFWMNPQFVIKLNEVDDDPDDGEEGCTFIVGLMQKNKRRRRTMGEDMETIGFAIYELPEEYSGKRQVHLKKDFFKYSASAARSETFINLREVCGRFCLPPGEYLIIPSTFEPNKNGDFYVRVFSEKEADFQEIDDPVECHVEEIHIDEDDIGDRFRNLFDQLAGHDVEISVFELQKILNRVVSKRDDIKTSGFSLTTCRNMVNLLDKDGSNKLGLVEFKILWSKIEKFLDLYKGKDVDRSGCMSSSEMRMAVEEAGFTLNNPLHQIIVARYSEPDLSIDFDNFVCCLIRLESLFKTFNALEKDGTGRIELGFTQWLNLTML, from the exons CACAACCGCGAGCGATCGCAGGGGATCGGGAGCCACTCGCACGCGGTGAAGTACCTGAACCAGGACTACGAGGCCCTGAGGGACAGCTGCCTGGAGAGAGGGCGCCTGTTCGAGGATGACAGCTTCGAGGCGCTGCCCTCATCCCTGGGCTTCAAAGAGCTGGGGCCAAGCTCCTACAAAGTGCGGGGCGTCACCTGGAAGAGACCCACG GAGTTGACCTCAAATCCAAAATTCATAGTTGAAAATGCCACCAGGACGGACATTTGCCAGGGAGCACTTG GTGACTGCTGGCTCCTCGCAGCCATCGCCTCCTTGACCCTCAACAAACAGGTTCTGACTCGGGTCGTACCCCACGACCAGAGCTTTGACAAGAACTACGCAGGCATCTTTCACTTCGAG TTCTGGCAGTTTGGGGAGTGGGTGGATGTGGTGGTCGATGACCGTTTGCCCACCAAAGATGGggagctgctgtttgttcactCAGAGGAGGGATCAGAGTTTTGGAGTGCACTGCTGGAGAAGGCCTATGCCAA GATAAATGGATGCTACGAGGCTCTCTCTGGAGGCAGCACCATTGAGGGTTTTGAGGACTTCACTGGAGGCATTTCTGAGAGCCATGACCTGAAGAAGGCTGATCCCCATCTCTTCAaaatcatcaagaaggcccTGGACAGAGGATCCCTTCTGGGATGCTCCATTGATGTTTGTTTGAGTTTCTTGTTTTACTTTTCATGGAGTATTGTTGGTGTTCTCTTGGGATCTGGTAGTTTTGACCTTAATActttttcctctctgtcccAGATCACCAGCTCCAGTGATTCAGAAGCTGTCACCAGTCGCAAGCTGGTGAAGGGTCATGCCTATTCATTGACGGGAGCAGAGCAG GTGGATTACAACGGTGACATGGTGCAGTTGATCAGGATTAGAAACCCATGGGGTCAGGTGGAGTGGAATGGAGACTGGAGTGACAG TTCTCGCAACTGGAGATATGTGAGTGATGAAGATCGGAAGAGGCTGACCAACCGTTCTGAGGACGGGGAGTTCTG GATGGCATTTCGTGACTTCCTGCACCAATATTCTCGCCTTGAGATCTGCAACCTCACCCCTGATGCCCTCACGGACGAATTCTCGAAATGGGCAGAGTCCGAGTTTGAGGACACATGGAGGAGGGGCGTGTCAGCTGGCGGCTGCAGAAACTTCATAG ATTCCTTCTGGATGAATCCTCAGTTTGTCATTAAGCTGAATGAGGTGGACGATGACCCTGATGATGGCGAGGAGGGCTGCACCTTCATCGTGGGCTTGATGCAGAAGAACAAGCGTCGCAGGAGAACAATGGGGGAGGACATGGAGACGATCGGTTTTGCCATCTACGAG CTGCCTGAGGAG TACTCTGGCAAAAGGCAGGTTCACCTGAAGAAGGACTTCTTCAAGTACAGCGCCTCAGCAGCTCGCTCCGAGACCTTCATCAACCTGAGAGAAGTGTGCGGCCGCTTCTGTCTTCCCCCGGGAGAATACCTCATCATCCCCTCCACCTTCGAGCCCAACAAAAATGGAGATTTCTACGTGCGGGTGTTCTCTGAGAAAGAGGCTGATTTCCA GGAGATCGATGATCCTGTGGAATGCCATGTCGAGGAG ATTCATATTGATGAAGATGACATCGGTGACCGTTTCAGGAATCTGTTCGATCAGCTTGCCGGACAC GATGTGGAGATTTCTGTGTTCGAGCTTCAGAAAATCCTCAACAGAGTGGTGAGCAAGA GAGACGACATCAAAACCAGTGGATTCAGTCTGACAACCTGCCGCAACATGGTCAACCTGCTGGAT AAAGATGGAAGCAACAAGCTGGGATTGGTGGAGTTTAAGATCCTGTGGTCAAAGATTGAGAAGTTCCTG GATCTTTACAAAGGGAAAGACGTAGACCGCAGTGGCTGTATGAGCTCCTCTGAGATGCGGATGGCCGTTGAGGAGGCTG GTTTCACTCTGAACAACCCTCTGCATCAGATCATTGTGGCCCGTTACAGTGAACCAGACCTCTCCATCGACTTTGACAACTTTGTGTGCTGCCTGATTCGCTTGGAGTCGCTCTTCA AGACCTTCAATGCCCTGGAAAAGGACGGGACAGGTCGCATAGAGCTGGGTTTTACTCAG TGGCTGAATCTAACGATGCTGTAG
- the LOC128453113 gene encoding calpain-2 catalytic subunit isoform X2, whose protein sequence is MSGIASKLAHNRERSQGIGSHSHAVKYLNQDYEALRDSCLERGRLFEDDSFEALPSSLGFKELGPSSYKVRGVTWKRPTELTSNPKFIVENATRTDICQGALGDCWLLAAIASLTLNKQVLTRVVPHDQSFDKNYAGIFHFEFWQFGEWVDVVVDDRLPTKDGELLFVHSEEGSEFWSALLEKAYAKINGCYEALSGGSTIEGFEDFTGGISESHDLKKADPHLFKIIKKALDRGSLLGCSIDITSSSDSEAVTSRKLVKGHAYSLTGAEQVDYNGDMVQLIRIRNPWGQVEWNGDWSDSSRNWRYVSDEDRKRLTNRSEDGEFWMAFRDFLHQYSRLEICNLTPDALTDEFSKWAESEFEDTWRRGVSAGGCRNFIDSFWMNPQFVIKLNEVDDDPDDGEEGCTFIVGLMQKNKRRRRTMGEDMETIGFAIYELPEEYSGKRQVHLKKDFFKYSASAARSETFINLREVCGRFCLPPGEYLIIPSTFEPNKNGDFYVRVFSEKEADFQEIDDPVECHVEEIHIDEDDIGDRFRNLFDQLAGHDVEISVFELQKILNRVVSKRDDIKTSGFSLTTCRNMVNLLDKDGSNKLGLVEFKILWSKIEKFLDLYKGKDVDRSGCMSSSEMRMAVEEAGFTLNNPLHQIIVARYSEPDLSIDFDNFVCCLIRLESLFKTFNALEKDGTGRIELGFTQWLNLTML, encoded by the exons CACAACCGCGAGCGATCGCAGGGGATCGGGAGCCACTCGCACGCGGTGAAGTACCTGAACCAGGACTACGAGGCCCTGAGGGACAGCTGCCTGGAGAGAGGGCGCCTGTTCGAGGATGACAGCTTCGAGGCGCTGCCCTCATCCCTGGGCTTCAAAGAGCTGGGGCCAAGCTCCTACAAAGTGCGGGGCGTCACCTGGAAGAGACCCACG GAGTTGACCTCAAATCCAAAATTCATAGTTGAAAATGCCACCAGGACGGACATTTGCCAGGGAGCACTTG GTGACTGCTGGCTCCTCGCAGCCATCGCCTCCTTGACCCTCAACAAACAGGTTCTGACTCGGGTCGTACCCCACGACCAGAGCTTTGACAAGAACTACGCAGGCATCTTTCACTTCGAG TTCTGGCAGTTTGGGGAGTGGGTGGATGTGGTGGTCGATGACCGTTTGCCCACCAAAGATGGggagctgctgtttgttcactCAGAGGAGGGATCAGAGTTTTGGAGTGCACTGCTGGAGAAGGCCTATGCCAA GATAAATGGATGCTACGAGGCTCTCTCTGGAGGCAGCACCATTGAGGGTTTTGAGGACTTCACTGGAGGCATTTCTGAGAGCCATGACCTGAAGAAGGCTGATCCCCATCTCTTCAaaatcatcaagaaggcccTGGACAGAGGATCCCTTCTGGGATGCTCCATTGAT ATCACCAGCTCCAGTGATTCAGAAGCTGTCACCAGTCGCAAGCTGGTGAAGGGTCATGCCTATTCATTGACGGGAGCAGAGCAG GTGGATTACAACGGTGACATGGTGCAGTTGATCAGGATTAGAAACCCATGGGGTCAGGTGGAGTGGAATGGAGACTGGAGTGACAG TTCTCGCAACTGGAGATATGTGAGTGATGAAGATCGGAAGAGGCTGACCAACCGTTCTGAGGACGGGGAGTTCTG GATGGCATTTCGTGACTTCCTGCACCAATATTCTCGCCTTGAGATCTGCAACCTCACCCCTGATGCCCTCACGGACGAATTCTCGAAATGGGCAGAGTCCGAGTTTGAGGACACATGGAGGAGGGGCGTGTCAGCTGGCGGCTGCAGAAACTTCATAG ATTCCTTCTGGATGAATCCTCAGTTTGTCATTAAGCTGAATGAGGTGGACGATGACCCTGATGATGGCGAGGAGGGCTGCACCTTCATCGTGGGCTTGATGCAGAAGAACAAGCGTCGCAGGAGAACAATGGGGGAGGACATGGAGACGATCGGTTTTGCCATCTACGAG CTGCCTGAGGAG TACTCTGGCAAAAGGCAGGTTCACCTGAAGAAGGACTTCTTCAAGTACAGCGCCTCAGCAGCTCGCTCCGAGACCTTCATCAACCTGAGAGAAGTGTGCGGCCGCTTCTGTCTTCCCCCGGGAGAATACCTCATCATCCCCTCCACCTTCGAGCCCAACAAAAATGGAGATTTCTACGTGCGGGTGTTCTCTGAGAAAGAGGCTGATTTCCA GGAGATCGATGATCCTGTGGAATGCCATGTCGAGGAG ATTCATATTGATGAAGATGACATCGGTGACCGTTTCAGGAATCTGTTCGATCAGCTTGCCGGACAC GATGTGGAGATTTCTGTGTTCGAGCTTCAGAAAATCCTCAACAGAGTGGTGAGCAAGA GAGACGACATCAAAACCAGTGGATTCAGTCTGACAACCTGCCGCAACATGGTCAACCTGCTGGAT AAAGATGGAAGCAACAAGCTGGGATTGGTGGAGTTTAAGATCCTGTGGTCAAAGATTGAGAAGTTCCTG GATCTTTACAAAGGGAAAGACGTAGACCGCAGTGGCTGTATGAGCTCCTCTGAGATGCGGATGGCCGTTGAGGAGGCTG GTTTCACTCTGAACAACCCTCTGCATCAGATCATTGTGGCCCGTTACAGTGAACCAGACCTCTCCATCGACTTTGACAACTTTGTGTGCTGCCTGATTCGCTTGGAGTCGCTCTTCA AGACCTTCAATGCCCTGGAAAAGGACGGGACAGGTCGCATAGAGCTGGGTTTTACTCAG TGGCTGAATCTAACGATGCTGTAG